A single region of the Nocardioides aurantiacus genome encodes:
- a CDS encoding hydroxymethylglutaryl-CoA lyase, protein MPDALPDRVTIYEVGPRDGLQNESALVPTPTKAEFVRRLLAAGLPVVEATSFVHPRWVPQLADAAELLGELGEAGRDLPVLVPNERGLDRALELGCRHVAIFGSATETFAQRNLNRSLDEQFAMFEPTVARAREHGLDVRAYVSMCFGDPWEGDVAIDQVVDVGRRLVDLGASQLSLGDTIGVGTAGHVRRLLTAFNEAGLPDDVLAVHFHDTYGQALTNAHAALEHGVTTFDASAGGLGGCPYAESATGNLATEDLVWLLQGLGVETGVDLAALVETSRWMAGVLGRPSPSRVVQALSPA, encoded by the coding sequence ATGCCTGACGCACTGCCGGACCGGGTCACGATCTACGAGGTCGGCCCGCGCGACGGGCTGCAGAACGAGTCGGCGCTGGTGCCGACGCCGACCAAGGCCGAGTTCGTACGCCGCCTGCTCGCCGCCGGCCTGCCGGTCGTCGAGGCCACCAGCTTCGTCCACCCGCGCTGGGTGCCGCAGCTGGCCGACGCCGCCGAGCTGCTGGGCGAGCTGGGGGAGGCCGGTCGCGACCTGCCGGTGCTGGTGCCCAACGAGCGCGGCCTCGACCGCGCCCTGGAGCTGGGCTGCCGCCACGTGGCGATCTTCGGCAGCGCCACCGAGACCTTCGCGCAGCGCAACCTCAACCGCAGCCTCGACGAGCAGTTCGCGATGTTCGAGCCGACCGTGGCCCGGGCGCGCGAGCACGGGCTCGACGTCCGGGCCTACGTCAGCATGTGCTTCGGCGACCCCTGGGAGGGCGACGTCGCCATCGACCAGGTCGTCGACGTGGGCCGGCGCCTGGTCGACCTCGGCGCCAGCCAGCTCTCGCTGGGCGACACCATCGGTGTCGGCACCGCCGGGCACGTGCGCCGCCTGCTCACCGCCTTCAACGAGGCGGGCCTGCCCGACGACGTGCTCGCGGTCCACTTCCACGACACCTACGGCCAGGCCCTCACCAACGCCCACGCCGCGCTCGAGCACGGCGTCACGACCTTCGACGCCAGCGCCGGCGGCCTGGGTGGCTGCCCGTACGCCGAGAGCGCCACCGGCAACCTCGCCACCGAGGACCTCGTCTGGCTGCTCCAGGGGCTCGGCGTCGAGACCGGGGTCGACCTCGCGGCGCTCGTGGAGACCAGCCGCTGGATGGCGGGCGTGCTCGGCCGCCCCAGCCCCTCGCGCGTCGTGCAGGCCCTCTCCCCCGCCTGA
- a CDS encoding acetyl/propionyl/methylcrotonyl-CoA carboxylase subunit alpha, translated as MSDVTRMFDTVLVANRGEIALRVIRTCDRLGIRSVAIHTDLDATAPHVRAATRAVRVGSYLDVDEVVAAARTSGAQAVHPGYGFLSERSAFAQALEDAGIALVGPTAAVMEQMGRKDHAREVAVAAGVPVVPSYAVTDDPAGFALPVLVKAAAGGGGKGMRVVRTVGEYADAVAAARREAQSSFGDDTLLVEKYVERGRHVEVQVLADHHGHVVHLFERDCSTQRRHQKVLEEAPAPTIDEAVREQITTAAVDLAREVGYRNAGTVEFLLDVDTGEAYFLEMNTRLQVEHPVTEAVVSTGSTGERIDLVEHMLRVAAGEELALRQEDLHLRGHAIEARVYAEDSFHGFLPQAGRATLVRWPQDVRVDHALESGQEVSTSYDPMLGKVVAHGPTREAARSALLAALDDTAILGLTTNAGFLRALVASEEFRDATIDTAWLDTAEVPEPEPDVARVLAAWTDAMLAADHGRTGPFRADGFRLSGASAPFLVHLDRTVRVHRDPGGASGTVDGTPVRQLRAEHHVVRLDLDGRRHQAVVDADRHGVEVVHRGQRFVFERPDVTLQHGPAAGAGTLTAPMPGTVLAVDVAEGDRVEEGARLGVLEAMKMEVALAAPFAGTVTTVGAPVGSRVALGEVLFEVEADDA; from the coding sequence GTGAGCGACGTGACCCGCATGTTCGACACCGTCCTGGTCGCCAACCGCGGCGAGATCGCGCTGCGCGTGATCCGCACCTGCGACCGGCTGGGGATCCGCTCGGTCGCGATCCACACCGACCTCGACGCCACCGCGCCGCACGTCCGTGCCGCCACCCGGGCCGTCCGCGTCGGGTCCTACCTCGACGTCGACGAGGTCGTCGCCGCGGCGCGGACGTCCGGTGCGCAGGCGGTCCACCCCGGCTACGGCTTCCTCTCCGAGCGCTCGGCCTTCGCGCAGGCCCTCGAGGACGCCGGCATCGCGCTGGTCGGCCCGACGGCCGCGGTGATGGAGCAGATGGGCCGCAAGGACCACGCCCGCGAGGTCGCCGTCGCGGCCGGCGTGCCCGTGGTCCCGTCGTACGCCGTGACCGACGACCCCGCCGGGTTCGCACTGCCCGTGCTGGTCAAGGCCGCGGCCGGAGGCGGCGGCAAGGGGATGCGCGTGGTCCGCACCGTCGGGGAGTACGCCGACGCCGTGGCCGCCGCCCGACGCGAGGCGCAGTCGTCCTTCGGCGACGACACCCTGCTGGTGGAGAAGTACGTCGAGCGCGGTCGCCACGTCGAGGTGCAGGTGCTCGCCGACCACCACGGCCACGTCGTCCACCTCTTCGAGCGCGACTGCTCCACGCAGCGCCGCCACCAGAAGGTGCTGGAGGAGGCGCCCGCGCCGACCATCGACGAGGCCGTCCGCGAGCAGATCACCACCGCGGCCGTCGACCTCGCCCGTGAGGTCGGCTACCGCAACGCCGGGACGGTGGAGTTCCTGCTCGACGTCGACACCGGCGAGGCCTACTTCCTGGAGATGAACACCCGCCTCCAGGTCGAGCACCCGGTCACCGAGGCGGTGGTCTCGACGGGCTCGACCGGCGAGCGGATCGACCTCGTCGAGCACATGCTGCGCGTGGCGGCGGGCGAGGAGCTGGCGCTGCGGCAGGAGGACCTCCACCTGCGCGGGCACGCCATCGAGGCCCGGGTCTACGCCGAGGACTCCTTCCACGGCTTCCTGCCCCAGGCCGGCCGGGCGACCCTGGTCCGCTGGCCCCAGGACGTCCGGGTCGACCACGCCCTGGAGAGCGGCCAGGAGGTGAGCACCTCCTACGACCCGATGCTGGGCAAGGTCGTCGCCCACGGACCGACCCGCGAGGCGGCCCGGTCGGCGCTGCTCGCCGCGCTCGACGACACCGCGATCCTCGGCCTGACCACCAACGCCGGCTTCCTGCGGGCGCTGGTGGCGAGCGAGGAGTTCCGCGACGCCACCATCGACACCGCCTGGCTCGACACCGCCGAGGTGCCCGAGCCGGAGCCGGACGTCGCCCGGGTGCTCGCCGCCTGGACCGACGCGATGCTGGCCGCCGACCACGGCCGCACGGGTCCGTTCCGGGCCGACGGCTTCCGGCTGTCCGGGGCGTCGGCGCCCTTCCTGGTCCACCTCGACCGGACCGTCCGGGTGCACCGCGACCCCGGTGGGGCGAGCGGCACCGTCGACGGCACGCCCGTGCGCCAGCTGCGCGCCGAGCACCACGTCGTGCGTCTCGACCTCGACGGTCGGCGCCACCAGGCCGTCGTGGACGCCGACCGCCACGGCGTCGAGGTGGTCCACCGCGGCCAGCGGTTCGTCTTCGAGCGGCCCGACGTGACGCTCCAGCACGGCCCGGCCGCCGGTGCCGGCACGCTCACCGCTCCGATGCCCGGCACCGTGCTCGCCGTCGACGTCGCCGAGGGCGACCGCGTCGAGGAGGGCGCCCGCCTGGGCGTGCTGGAGGCGATGAAGATGGAGGTCGCGCTGGCCGCGCCGTTCGCCGGCACGGTGACGACCGTCGGCGCCCCGGTCGGCAGCCGCGTGGCGCTGGGCGAGGTGCTCTTCGAGGTGGAGGCCGACGATGCCTGA
- a CDS encoding carboxyl transferase domain-containing protein has protein sequence MTSSPGGLRSLVDDLRERTEAVRRGGSEAARRKHTDRGKLLVRNRVDALLDPGSPFLELSALAAYGMYGTGEDDLLAVPSASIVTGIGTIEGRLCVLVANDATVKGGTYYPMTVKKHLRAQEVARANRLPCVYLVDSGGAFLPMQDDVFPDREHFGRIFFNQANLSRDGIAQVAAVMGSCTAGGAYVPAMSDESVIVRDQGTIFLGGPPLVKAATGEEVTAEELGGGEVHARLSGVVDHLAEDDAHALAIVRSIVATLPVPGLPETAPVEEPALDPEGLYDVVPADTRTPYDVREVITRIVDGSRFAEFKQLYAETLVCGFAKVWGHDVGIVANNGILFAESARKGAHFIELCNQRRIPLVFLQNISGFMVGKEYENGGIARDGAKLVTAVACSVVPKFTVVIGGSFGAGNYGMCGRAYDPRFLWMWPNARISVMGGEQAASVLATVRRDGLERRGEEWSAQDEESFKEPVRAQYEHQGSPYYSTARLWDDGVIDPVDTRRVLGMGLEAAAHAPVPEPSYGIFRM, from the coding sequence GTGACATCCTCCCCCGGTGGCCTGCGGTCCCTCGTCGACGACCTGCGCGAGCGCACCGAGGCCGTACGCCGCGGCGGCTCCGAGGCCGCGCGCCGCAAGCACACCGACCGCGGCAAGCTGCTGGTCCGCAACCGCGTCGACGCCCTGCTCGACCCGGGCAGCCCGTTCCTGGAGCTGAGCGCGCTGGCGGCGTACGGCATGTACGGCACCGGCGAGGACGACCTCCTCGCCGTCCCCAGCGCCAGCATCGTCACCGGCATCGGCACCATCGAGGGCCGGCTGTGCGTGCTGGTGGCCAACGACGCCACCGTCAAGGGCGGCACCTACTACCCGATGACGGTCAAGAAGCACCTCCGCGCCCAGGAGGTCGCCCGCGCCAACCGGCTCCCCTGCGTCTACCTCGTCGACTCCGGCGGCGCGTTCCTGCCGATGCAGGACGACGTCTTCCCCGACCGTGAGCACTTCGGCCGGATCTTCTTCAACCAGGCCAACCTCTCCCGCGACGGCATCGCCCAGGTGGCCGCGGTGATGGGATCGTGCACCGCCGGCGGCGCCTACGTCCCGGCGATGTCGGACGAGTCGGTCATCGTCAGGGACCAGGGCACGATCTTCCTCGGCGGTCCGCCGCTGGTGAAGGCCGCGACCGGCGAGGAGGTCACCGCGGAGGAGCTCGGCGGCGGCGAGGTACACGCCCGGCTCTCCGGGGTCGTCGACCACCTCGCCGAGGACGACGCCCACGCGCTCGCGATCGTGCGCTCGATCGTGGCGACCCTGCCGGTGCCCGGGCTGCCGGAGACCGCGCCCGTCGAGGAGCCGGCGCTGGACCCCGAGGGCCTCTACGACGTGGTGCCGGCCGACACCCGCACGCCGTACGACGTGCGCGAGGTCATCACCCGGATCGTCGACGGCAGCCGGTTCGCGGAGTTCAAGCAGCTGTACGCCGAGACCCTGGTCTGCGGCTTCGCGAAGGTCTGGGGCCACGACGTCGGCATCGTGGCCAACAACGGCATCCTGTTCGCCGAGTCGGCCCGCAAGGGCGCCCACTTCATCGAGCTGTGCAACCAGCGCCGGATCCCGCTGGTCTTCCTGCAGAACATCAGCGGGTTCATGGTGGGCAAGGAGTACGAGAACGGCGGCATCGCCCGCGACGGCGCCAAGCTCGTCACCGCGGTCGCCTGCTCGGTGGTCCCGAAGTTCACGGTCGTCATCGGCGGCTCGTTCGGTGCCGGCAACTACGGCATGTGCGGCCGCGCCTACGACCCGCGCTTCCTGTGGATGTGGCCCAACGCGCGGATCTCGGTGATGGGGGGTGAGCAGGCCGCGAGCGTGCTGGCGACGGTGCGCCGCGACGGCCTCGAGCGCCGCGGCGAGGAGTGGTCGGCGCAGGACGAGGAGTCGTTCAAGGAGCCGGTACGCGCGCAGTACGAGCACCAGGGCTCGCCCTACTACTCCACCGCCCGGCTCTGGGACGACGGCGTCATCGACCCCGTCGACACCCGCCGGGTGCTCGGCATGGGCCTCGAGGCGGCGGCGCACGCGCCGGTCCCCGAGCCCTCCTACGGCATCTTCCGGATGTGA
- a CDS encoding TetR/AcrR family transcriptional regulator — MSERRQQILAVAAELFAEKGFHGVSIAELGAACGFSGPALYRHFRSKDAVLAAMLVNISDELLAEGRRRVDAATSPQQALEGLIDWHVAFALEHKALIVVQDRDWSALPLEAREKVRETQRAYVDVWADQLLALDAGLTRQQARAQVHAGFGLLNSTPHSAFLDRAEMHRLLSDMAARALLPA, encoded by the coding sequence GTGAGCGAGCGCCGGCAGCAGATCCTGGCCGTCGCGGCGGAGCTGTTCGCCGAGAAGGGCTTCCACGGCGTGTCGATCGCCGAGCTCGGCGCCGCGTGCGGCTTCTCGGGCCCGGCGCTCTATCGCCACTTCCGCTCCAAGGACGCCGTCCTGGCCGCGATGCTGGTCAACATCAGCGACGAGCTGCTGGCCGAGGGGCGCCGCCGCGTCGACGCCGCCACCTCGCCGCAGCAGGCCCTCGAGGGCCTCATCGACTGGCACGTCGCCTTCGCGCTCGAGCACAAGGCGCTGATCGTGGTGCAGGACCGCGACTGGTCGGCGCTCCCGCTCGAGGCGCGCGAGAAGGTCCGCGAGACCCAGCGCGCCTACGTCGACGTCTGGGCCGACCAGCTGCTCGCCCTCGACGCCGGGCTGACGCGCCAGCAGGCCCGTGCCCAGGTCCACGCCGGCTTCGGCCTGCTCAACTCCACCCCCCACAGCGCCTTCCTCGACCGCGCGGAGATGCACCGCCTGCTCTCGGACATGGCCGCGCGAGCCCTCCTCCCCGCCTAG